The following proteins are encoded in a genomic region of Ostrinia nubilalis chromosome 1, ilOstNubi1.1, whole genome shotgun sequence:
- the LOC135072613 gene encoding adenylyl cyclase-associated protein 1 — protein sequence MDAVARARVLIEMFESRANSSGREGVANESTDEPDDILVNEGEPAAATSSPAAELEALIERLERVTSRLERLPHLRARTPTPPRSPAPSLASTPPPPLPEPEPEAIVDAMSVNGYQDIVQGPLRTYIELSQQIGGDVATHANLVNSAFQAQLRYIQQAASRGKPSQAEEMQLLAPTSDQISAIQQFREKNRASQFFNHLSAISESIPALGWVAIAPTPAPYVKEMNDAGQFYTNRVLKEWKEKDKRHVEWCRTWVQLLSDLQAYVKQYHTTGLVWSGKGGAPPPPPPGGMPPPPPVLPEADFSNMTVDDRSALFAEINQGENITSSLRKVTADMQTHKNPQLRQGPAPFKAAPRSAPGKPIPQPGAGTLPDKPPVFTRDGKKWLIEYQKGNPNLVVENADMNNVVYMFRCRDSALTVRGKINGVVLDSCTKCAVVFDNLVSSIEFVNCQSVQMQVLGKVPTVSVDKTDGCQIYLSPESLNVEIVSSKSSEMNVLVPQSNGDYNEHPIPEQFKTVLSGNGLTTTPVENKG from the exons ATGGACGCGGTTGCACGTGCACGGGTTCTTATTGAAATGTTTGAGTCTCGTGCAAACTCATCGGGTAGAGAGGGCGTGGCGAACGAGTCGACCGACGAGCCTGATGATATTTTAG TTAACGAAGGCGAGCCTGCAGCTGCCACCTCAAGCCCGGCAGCGGAGCTCGAGGCTCTGATCGAGCGCCTGGAGCGCGTCACCTCGCGCTTGGAGCGGCTGCCACACTTGCGCGCGCGCACCCCCACCCCCCCGCGCTCGCCCGCGCCTTCCCTCGCgtccacgccgccgccgccgctaccGGAGCCAGAACCAGAGGCGATTGTTGACGCCATGAGTGTCAACGGGTACCAGGATATAGTGCAG GGGCCACTCCGCACGTACATCGAGCTGTCCCAGCAGATCGGCGGGGATGTTGCCACGCACGCCAACTTGGTCAACTCTGCCTTCCA GGCACAGTTACGTTACATCCAGCAGGCAGCCTCTAGGGGCAAGCCGTCGCAAGCCGAAGAGATGCAGCTGCTAGCTCCGACGAGCGATCAGATCTCTGCTATCCAACAATTCCGCGAGAAAAACCGCGCGTCCCAGTTTTTCAACCATCTCTCCGCTATATCTGAGAGCATTCCGGCGCTCGGGTGGGTGGCGATAGCGCCCACCCCCGCGCCCTACGTGAAAGAGATGAACGATGCCGGCCAGTTCTACACCAACCGCGTGCTGAAGGAGTGGAAAGAGAAGGACAAGAGGCACGTGGAGTGGTGCCGCACCTGGGTGCAGCTGCTGTCCGATCTCCAGGCCTACGTGAAACAGTACCACACCACCGGACTCGTATGGTCTG GCAAAGGTGGGGCGCCCCCTCCGCCCCCGCCCGGCGGCATGCCCCCGCCGCCGCCCGTGCTGCCCGAAGCTGACTTCTCCAACATGACCGTGGATGACCGCAGCGCGCTCTTCGCCGAGATCAACCAGGGCGAGAACATCACTAGCA GCCTGCGTAAAGTGACTGCCGACATGCAAACCCATAAGAACCCGCAGCTACGCCAGGGCCCGGCGCCCTTCAAGGCGGCGCCCCGCTCGGCGCCCGGCAAGCCCATCCCGCAGCCCGGCGCCGGCACGCTGCCCGACAAGCCGCCCGTGTTCACGCGCGACGGCAAGAAGTGGCTCATC GAATACCAGAAAGGCAACCCCAACCTGGTGGTCGAGAACGCCGATATGAACAATGTGGTATACATGTTCCGCTGCCGCGACTCGGCGCTGACGGTGCGCGGCAAGATCAACGGCGTGGTCCTGGACTCGTGCACCAAGTGCGCGGTGGTGTTCGACAACCTGGTCTCCAGCATCGAGTTCGTTAACTGCCAGTCTGTGCAGATGCAG GTGTTGGGCAAAGTGCCCACGGTGTCCGTCGACAAGACGGACGGCTGCCAGATCTACCTGTCGCCGGAGTCGCTCAACGTGGAGATCGTCAGCTCCAAGTCCTCCGAGATGAACGTGCTGGTACCACAGAGCAACGGCGATTAC AACGAGCACCCGATCCCGGAACAATTCAAAACGGTCCTGTCGGGCAACGGCCTCACCACCACCCCCGTGGAGAACAAGGGCTAA
- the LOC135072575 gene encoding uncharacterized protein LOC135072575 isoform X1: MFAFVVILATVIIAFRMWNMMDHGENDKGTKVLTNGSEGTFVHFWHYFIDQYGLPFGHICISFLYAVYTRFTLFNVTIFFLKYVPTGMYMYKFLKNIYITSRERIKQKQIELEDIQLQIQIVNTKLCVRDAEFTERADQLRRDVERLRRVRERVRNIIAADEALRRALDGAALWDGDQDTSVHTTPEQDREFIVELLKGLKYENMGMPERQSEKMECGEHAQTEPHTPETSVYSSLSDMDIKQDCRVKIVKVTNVYKVAYLKHFIKQKRLRRAHKHALLKKRMESIKKLLEDWQKSLNMVINNKLTILNMDSRIDVASQEAMGDYSKPTLRESSDSDSDLRNSGTDISYDEYSLSWTQNPYRSYCYNYEQEIPDPGMTREYGEPQDFGEMKYPLHPCECPEPRKLCVLPEETTSQVAIEEIKSDDDYACQDRVVA; this comes from the exons ATGTTTGCGTTCGTAGTGATATTGGCGACTGTCATAATCGCGTTCCGCATGTGGAACATGATGGACCACGGCGAGAACGACAAAGGCACCAAGGTCCTGACCAACGGGAGCGAGGGTACCTTCGTCCACTTCTGGCATTACTTTATTGACCAATATGGACTACCGTTCGGGCATATTTGCATTAGTTTTTTGTATGCTGTCTACACAAGATTCACTTTGTTCAACGTG ACAATATTCTTCCTGAAGTACGTTCCTACTGGGATGTATATGTATAAGTTCTTGAAGAACATTTATATAACGTCACGGGAGAGAATAAAACAGAAGCAAATAGAGCTGGAGGACATACAACTTCAG ATTCAAATAGTGAACACGAAGTTATGCGTGCGTGACGCGGAGTTCACGGAGCGCGCGGACCAGCTACGGCGTGACGTAGAGCGACTGAGGAGAGTACGGGAGCGCGTGAGGAATATCATCGCGGCCGATGAAGCCCTACGGCGAGCCTTGGACGGTGCAGCCCTATGGGATGGGGACCAGGATACCAGCGTGCACACCACGCCCGAACAAG ATCGGGAATTTATCGTGGAATTGCTGAAGGGTTTGAAGTACGAAAATATGGGGATGCCTGAGCGTCAATCTGAGAAGATGGAATGTGGGGAGCATGCTCAGACGGAGCCCCATACCCCAGAGACTAGCGTATATTCCTCGTTGAGCGATATGGACATCAAGCAAGACTGCCGCGTCAAGATCGTCAAGGTCACCAACGTGTACAAAGTCGCCTATCTCAAGCACTTTATCAAACAAAAGCGACTAAGACGTGCCCATAAACATGCGCTTTTGAAGAAAAGG ATGGAAAGCATCAAAAAGCTGTTAGAAGACTGGCAGAAATCGTTGAACATGGTGATAAACAACAAGCTGACGATCTTGAACATGGATTCGCGGATCGACGTGGCGTCTCAAGAGGCGATGGGCGATTATTCTAAGCCTACGCTTCGGGAATCCTCCGACTCGGACTCTGACCTTCGGAATAGTGGCACCGACATATCTTACGACGAGTACAGTCTCAGCTGGACGCAAAACCCTTACAGAAGTTACTGTTACAATTATGAG CAGGAGATTCCTGACCCGGGCATGACTCGCGAGTACGGCGAGCCGCAGGACTTTGGCGAGATGAAGTATCCCCTGCATCCATGCGAATGCCCTGAGCCTAGGAAGCTGTGTGTTCTGCCCGAGGAGACCACCAGCCAGGTGGCCATCGAGGAGATCAAGAGCGACGACGACTACGCGTGCCAAGATCGCGTCGTAGCGTAA
- the LOC135072575 gene encoding uncharacterized protein LOC135072575 isoform X2, translating to MFAFVVILATVIIAFRMWNMMDHGENDKGTKVLTNGSEGTFVHFWHYFIDQYGLPFGHICISFLYAVYTRFTLFNVTIFFLKYVPTGMYMYKFLKNIYITSRERIKQKQIELEDIQLQIQIVNTKLCVRDAEFTERADQLRRDVERLRRVRERVRNIIAADEALRRALDGAALWDGDQDTSVHTTPEQDREFIVELLKGLKYENMGMPERQSEKMECGEHAQTEPHTPETSVYSSLSDMDIKQDCRVKIVKVTNVYKVAYLKHFIKQKRLRRAHKHALLKKRMESIKKLLEDWQKSLNMVINNKLTILNMDSRIDVASQEAMGDYSKPTLRESSDSDSDLRNSGTDISYDEYSLSWTQNPYRSYCYNYEEIPDPGMTREYGEPQDFGEMKYPLHPCECPEPRKLCVLPEETTSQVAIEEIKSDDDYACQDRVVA from the exons ATGTTTGCGTTCGTAGTGATATTGGCGACTGTCATAATCGCGTTCCGCATGTGGAACATGATGGACCACGGCGAGAACGACAAAGGCACCAAGGTCCTGACCAACGGGAGCGAGGGTACCTTCGTCCACTTCTGGCATTACTTTATTGACCAATATGGACTACCGTTCGGGCATATTTGCATTAGTTTTTTGTATGCTGTCTACACAAGATTCACTTTGTTCAACGTG ACAATATTCTTCCTGAAGTACGTTCCTACTGGGATGTATATGTATAAGTTCTTGAAGAACATTTATATAACGTCACGGGAGAGAATAAAACAGAAGCAAATAGAGCTGGAGGACATACAACTTCAG ATTCAAATAGTGAACACGAAGTTATGCGTGCGTGACGCGGAGTTCACGGAGCGCGCGGACCAGCTACGGCGTGACGTAGAGCGACTGAGGAGAGTACGGGAGCGCGTGAGGAATATCATCGCGGCCGATGAAGCCCTACGGCGAGCCTTGGACGGTGCAGCCCTATGGGATGGGGACCAGGATACCAGCGTGCACACCACGCCCGAACAAG ATCGGGAATTTATCGTGGAATTGCTGAAGGGTTTGAAGTACGAAAATATGGGGATGCCTGAGCGTCAATCTGAGAAGATGGAATGTGGGGAGCATGCTCAGACGGAGCCCCATACCCCAGAGACTAGCGTATATTCCTCGTTGAGCGATATGGACATCAAGCAAGACTGCCGCGTCAAGATCGTCAAGGTCACCAACGTGTACAAAGTCGCCTATCTCAAGCACTTTATCAAACAAAAGCGACTAAGACGTGCCCATAAACATGCGCTTTTGAAGAAAAGG ATGGAAAGCATCAAAAAGCTGTTAGAAGACTGGCAGAAATCGTTGAACATGGTGATAAACAACAAGCTGACGATCTTGAACATGGATTCGCGGATCGACGTGGCGTCTCAAGAGGCGATGGGCGATTATTCTAAGCCTACGCTTCGGGAATCCTCCGACTCGGACTCTGACCTTCGGAATAGTGGCACCGACATATCTTACGACGAGTACAGTCTCAGCTGGACGCAAAACCCTTACAGAAGTTACTGTTACAATTATGAG GAGATTCCTGACCCGGGCATGACTCGCGAGTACGGCGAGCCGCAGGACTTTGGCGAGATGAAGTATCCCCTGCATCCATGCGAATGCCCTGAGCCTAGGAAGCTGTGTGTTCTGCCCGAGGAGACCACCAGCCAGGTGGCCATCGAGGAGATCAAGAGCGACGACGACTACGCGTGCCAAGATCGCGTCGTAGCGTAA
- the LOC135072415 gene encoding mucin-2-like has protein sequence MGALRPDNGEPMMTFEGSFRVTRGDVYGGAPDSPAWRERARRYGAALRQVYAGPSPLRHAFAGALVTGFGDRRLDVHFRLYLDRRKIPSTVSNIEETLKNVLVQDLLSKHPAFGQTIKVDTTSIVIKRDLEHTYHSESYVKEAMNESMATSYPKSLSPQNSKDKTLQSRIGVVRKTTVKPNQSNKGEVEEPEIDIENIPVVQGTFQITKTEADITENKKNSSPVRGGTHKPVPAAKPSPTTRAPTTRPPTTKPTTNRMTTKRISTTTPKPRPFTITSTLNVKTKTDATPKRDFENNLKRSTTTSSTTTSTSTTAPLTTTVETSTNNVSQILLDLLTNENHYKELPKIDSLFTVPHVIDNEPWKPITRPYYETTSKTSPPSEEVIDQNVEDRIGVAEVVDDVSVLESMLTPIPPVKNRDRTTRRPGVYVDPDLAADVYVPSPVYTSFTLPTFAPPVNGMETLGSGYVKPHPIPVDKISSVVEVPAEISPDDDDDGKPVQRPPKDKTTSIVLNVAQSDKQDTNFEKIAFDGASIMKKPNATTTSTTSTTSTTTSTSTSTTTTSSTTTSSSPPSTIAESDSFEKSANNTELLEELNKNFTKEISTKRPNNKVSIIPTTSGPLHTWELVNTSTNDNDTFNKNSPEKYYNDTLQAIITKNDAVFPNTTPRFQNKVSILRNLTEIIKRYSQNSTEKPIKETESTERIEDRQGHNKMTGSVEVVLDDEIQITTASVITLLPAKSNLGVNRPLRPRPKIKAETQPSKESIRSFFRNDPETQKIIKELTTENYVQVVQVSEETSKEPEIVTSSSVFETDGNDSDDSMALATVSDNIKVNSENIPSKNRLPKSSDDLKKATDEVPDDGKLETNIPQGTYRVSYHVTGSVSSKQANKTQSLPAYELALEPDVVLEIPYNQTNSLTIDKLKQLANLATISDSNNNTLFRSPGGVISTKAIPSSYTLNQAGFKILTKTYNKLQPGTKQDDNSLDKPEKTYSKPYNKPLKKEEKEIVKDIVKEEECSNVTSFRCASGACLPLTSRCNRLIDCPGGEDERACTCADYLRAEFSQSKICDGVVDCWDYTDENKCEWCEDGQYVCANAKQCIEMYRVCDGTPDCPLGDDEKSCVALADELDNNEVVPYNEEGFVMVRKRGVWGRLCVESFTEAVQQAHSPLKLPDLGKAVCRALTYHDSPWSREAREGRKASSVGYWEVWHNANARSSDTRLTFRRASCPRRRALRVRCQDLDCGIRPHADAQQPRVVTERVARVRWSRVVGGAGAAAGAWPWQAALYRDGDFQCGATLISPQWLISASHCFYQATEAHWVARLGALRRGAWPRGPWERVARVRQVVLHPRYAPRGFRNDIAMLRIDPIALHARLRPACLPPSRAQPPAGHHCTVVGWGQLYEHERVFPDTLQEVELPVISTAECRRRTRLLPLYRVTEDMFCAGYERGGRDACLGDSGGPLMCQEQDRWYIYGVTSNGYGCARANRPGVYTKVSNYIEWIDSVIAAHTPQPHHNYTQSDEYESDDEFYADLEAAENKRATRIDTCKGYRCPLGECLPPSSVCNGFIECSDGSDEWQCSKRNSSIHDPD, from the exons ATGGGCGCGCTCAGACCAGATAATGGAGAAc CAATGATGACGTTCGAGGGTTCATTCCGCGTGACGCGAGGAGACGTGTACGGCGGCGCGCCGGACAGCCCGGCGTGGCGGGAACGCGCGCGCAGAtacggcgcggcgctgcggcagGTCTACGCCGGCCCTTCGCCCCTGCGCCACGCCTTTGCCGGCGCCCTCGTCACCGGCTTCGGCGACCGACGCCTAGATGTCCACTTCCGACTTTACTTAGATAGAAGAAAAATACCTAG CACTGTATCCAATATAGAAGAAACGCTCAAGAATGTTCTAGTTCAAGATCTACTTTCGAAACATCCAGCTTTTGGACAAACCATTAAAGTAGACACGACTAGCATAGTAATTAAGAGAGATTTAGAACACACATATCATTCAGAATCATACGTAAAGGAAGCCATGAACGAAAGTATGGCCACTAGTTATCCAAAATCGTTATCTCCGCAAAATTCAAAAGACAAAACTCTACAAAGTAGAATAGGAGTTGTACGAAAAACTACTGTAAAACCAAACCAATCTAATAAAGGAGAAGTTGAGGAACCCGAAATAGACATTGAAAATATTCCTGTAGTTCAAGGGACATTTCAGATAACGAAAACAGAAGCAGATATTACGGAGAACAAAAAGAATTCTAGTCCTGTACGTGGTGGCACTCATAAACCTGTACCAGCAGCAAAACCAAGTCCAACGACAAGAGCACCAACTACAAGACCACCAACGACAAAACCAACAACGAACAGAATGACTACGAAACGAATTTCAACAACCACGCCGAAACCAAGGCCTTTCACTATAACCTCTACTCTAAATGTAAAGACAAAAACAGATGCTACACCGAAAAGAGACTTTGAGAACAATTTAAAGAGATCGACGACCACTTCTTCGACCACCACGTCAACTTCAACCACAGCCCCACTAACAACTACTGTGGAAACGTCTACAAATAATGTTTCTCAAATTTTGCTTGATCTCTTAACAAACGAAAATCATTACAAAGAATTACCAAAAATAGATTCACTATTTACAGTTCCACATGTAATTGATAACGAACCATGGAAGCCCATTACTAGACCGTATTATGAAACAACAAGTAAGACCTCACCACCTTCTGAAGAAGTCATCGATCAAAACGTGGAAGATAGAATAGGCGTTGCAGAGGTGGTTGACGATGTGTCGGTCTTAGAAAGTATGCTCACACCTATACCGCCTGTTAAAAACAGAGATAGAACTACGCGCAGACCGGGAGTGTACGTTGATCCCGATTTGGCTGCTGATGTTTATGTTCCGAGTCCCGTTTATACAAGTTTTACACTTCCTACATTTGCACCTCCGGTCAATGGTATGGAAACTCTAGGCTCCGGTTATGTAAAGCCTCATCCTATTCCAGTAGACAAAATTAGTTCAGTAGTAGAAGTACCCGCTGAAATAAGTCcggatgatgacgatgatggaAAACCGGTTCAAAGGCCTCCTAAAGATAAAACTACTTCCATAGTTTTGAATGTGGCTCAGTCTGATAAACAAGATACTAACTTTGAAAAAATTGCGTTTGATGGAGCATCAATAATGAAGAAACCCAATGCTACAACTACTAGCACGACTAGTACTACTAGCACAACTACCTCGACCTCAACAAGTACAACAACTACGTCAAGTACTACAACGAGCTCTTCACCGCCTTCCACAATCGCAGAGTCTGACAGTTTTGAAAAAAGTGCCAACAATACAGAACTTTTAGAAGAGCTTAATAAGAATTTTACGAAAGAAATATCAACAAAACGTCCAAACAATAAAGTTTCTATAATTCCCACTACAAGTGGACCTCTTCATACATGGGAATTAGTAAATACATCAACCAATGATAATGATACATTTAATAAGAATTCGCCTGAGAAATACTACAATGATACATTACAAGCAATAATAACTAAAAATGATGCAGTGTTTCCTAACACTACTCCTCGTTTTCAGAACAAAGTGTCTATATTAAGAAATTTAACAGAGATAATCAAAAGGTACTCGCAAAATAGTACGGAAAAACCAATAAAGGAAACCGAAAGTACTGAAAGGATAGAAGATCGGCAGGGCCATAATAAAATGACAGGTTCAGTTGAAGTGGTACTAGATGACGAAATACAAATAACTACTGCTAGTGTGATCACATTATTACCCGCTAAATCAAATCTAGGTGTAAACCGCCCATTAAGACCACGACCTAAAATAAAAGCAGAAACGCAACCATCAAAAGAAAGCATTCGCAGTTTTTTTCGTAACGACCCAGAGacccaaaaaataattaaggaaTTGACTACCGAAAACTATGTTCAAGTTGTTCAAGTTTCAGAAGAAACTTCGAAAGAGCCTGAGATTGTCACATCTTCGTCGGTGTTTGAAACGGACGGAAACGACTCAGACGACAGCATGGCGTTGGCTACCGTAAGTGATAATATAAAAGTGAATTCTGAAAACATCCCTAGCAAGAACCGACTTCCAAAATCTAGTGATGATCTAAAAAAAGCAACCGATGAAGTTCCTGACGATGGGAAATTAGAGACTAACATCCCTCAAGGAACATATCGTGTGTCATATCATGTCACAGGCAGCGTGAGTAGTAAGCAAGCAAATAAAACACAAAGTCTTCCAGCATATGAATTGGCTTTAGAACCCGATGTTGTTCTTGAAATTCCTTATAATCAAACCAATAGCCTAACGATAGATAAGCTCAAACAACTTGCAAACCTAGCCACTATCTCAGATTCAAATAACAATACGTTATTTCGGTCACCAGGAGGCGTAATTTCCACTAAGGCAATTCCATCTAGTTACACATTAAATCAAGCAGGTTTCAAGATACTGACTAAAACATACAACAAGCTCCAACCGGGAACAAAACAGGATGACAACAGTTTGGACAAACCTGAAAAAACTTATAGTAAACCTTATAACAAGCCAttgaagaaagaagaaaaggaaATTGTAAAGGATATTGTCAAAGAag AAGAATGTAGCAACGTGACGTCTTTCCGGTGTGCATCTGGTGCCTGCTTGCCACTAACATCTCGATGTAACCGCTTGATTGATTGCCCTGGGGGAGAAGACGAACGTGCTTGCACCTGTGCTGACTATCTTCGCGCTGAGTTCTCACAATCCAAGATTTGTGATGGCGTAGTTGACTGCTGGGACTATACAGATGAAAATAAATGTG AATGGTGCGAAGACGGACAATACGTTTGTGCTAACGCTAAACAATGCATCGAGATGTATCGGGTCTGTGATGGAACACCTGATTGTCCTCTCGGTGACGATGAAAAAAGCTGCGTCGCTCTGGCCGACGAATTGGATAACAATGAAGTGGTACCCTATAACGAAGAAG gTTTTGTGATGGTCCGCAAACGCGGTGTTTGGGGTAGGCTTTGCGTGGAAAGCTTCACAGAGGCAGTTCAGCAAGCGCATAGTCCACTGAAACTTCCAGACCTAGGGAAAGCAGTTTGCCGGGCCCTGACCTATCA tGACTCTCCTTGGAGCCGCGAAGCTCGCGAGGGTCGCAAAGCCAGCTCTGTTGGCTACTGGGAGGTGTGGCACAACGCCAACGCCCGCTCCTCGGATACTCGGCTGACGTTCCGCCGCGCCTCGTGTCCGCGTCGCCGAGCGCTGCGCGTGCGCTGCCAGGACCTGGACTGCGGGATTAGGCCGCATGCTGACGCTCAGCAGCCAAG GGTTGTAACTGAGCGCGTGGCGCGCGTGCGCTGGAGCAGGGTggtgggcggcgcgggcgcggcggcgggcgcgtggCCGTGGCAGGCGGCGCTGTACAGGGACGGCGACTTCCAGTGCGGCGCAACCTTGATATCGCCCCAGTGGCTCATCTCGGCCAGCCATTGCTTCTACCa AGCGACTGAAGCGCACTGGGTGGCTCGCCTAGGAGCGCTCCGCCGTGGCGCGTGGCCCCGCGGTCCTTGGGAGCGCGTGGCCCGCGTGCGACAAGTCGTGCTCCACCCGCGGTACGCGCCGCGAGGCTTCAGGAACGACATCGCCATGCTGAGGATCGACCCCATCGCGCTGCACGCCAGGCTCCGGCCGGCTTGCTTGCCGCCGTCGAGGGCCCAGCCACCGGCAGGACACCACTGCACTGTGGTGGGCTGGGGGCAGCTGTATGAGCATGAACGCGTCTTCC CGGACACATTACAAGAGGTGGAACTGCCAGTGATCTCGACGGCGGAGTGCCGGCGCCGCACGCGCCTGCTGCCGCTGTACCGCGTGACAGAAGACATGTTCTGCGCGGGCTATGAACGAGGCGGCCGCGACGCCTGCCTGGGTGACTCGGGCGGCCCGCTCATGTGCCAG GAACAGGACAGATGGTACATCTACGGCGTGACCAGCAACGGCTACGGCTGCGCGCGGGCCAACCGCCCCGGCGTCTACACCAAGGTGTCCAACTACATCGAGTGGATCGACAGCGTCATCGCCGCGCACACGCCGCAGCCGCACCATAACTACACGCAAAGCGACGAGTACGAATCCGATGACGAATTCTACGCGGATTTAGAAGCAGCCGAAAACAAACGAGCGACGAGAATCGATACCTGCAAGGGTTATCGATGCCCGCTCGGCGAGTGCCTGCCTCCGTCGAGCGTCTGCAACGGCTTCATCGAGTGCTCGGACGGCAGCGACGAGTGGCAGTGCAGCAAACGCAACTCCTCCATACACGACCCAGATTAA